TGGTGGCGAACGGTGATCCGACCGGTGTTGTTACGGCCGCCCTTGCTGTGCAGCGGGCGAACCAGCGACTTCTCCGGCGTGGACCGCGTGATCTCGACAAAGTCGGCGACGCTGGAGCCACGACGGCCCGGGGTCGTCGGCTTGTACTTGCGGATACCCATTTCTCAGTCCTCGTCCGATTCCGGACGACTCAGGACTCCGTTAGGAGGCCTGGCCGCCGAAGATGTCGATTCGGTCGCCCTCAGCGAGGGTCACGATGGCGCGCTTGGTGTTGGCGCGCTTGCCGAAACCGGTCTTGGTGCGCTTGCGCTTACCCTGACGGTTGATCGTGTTGACCCCGGTGACCTTGACCGAGAAGACCGCCTCGACGGCCTGCTTGATCTGGGTCTTGTTGGCGCCAGGCGCGACGATGAACGTGTACTTGTTCTCGTCCAGCAGCGCGTAGCTCTTCTCCGAGACAACCGGCTTGATCAGCAGGTCGCGCGGGTCAGTGAAGGTCTTGCTGGTAACGGTCGCCTCAGACATCAGGCGTCGCTCCCTTCGGTCTCGTCGGCCTTGGGGCCAGACACGAAGGACTCCAGCGCGGCCTGGGTGAAGACCACGTCGTCAGAGACGATCACGTCGTACGTGTTCAGCTGGCCCGGCTCCAGGATGTG
This Streptomyces sp. NBC_00539 DNA region includes the following protein-coding sequences:
- the rplW gene encoding 50S ribosomal protein L23 — translated: MSEATVTSKTFTDPRDLLIKPVVSEKSYALLDENKYTFIVAPGANKTQIKQAVEAVFSVKVTGVNTINRQGKRKRTKTGFGKRANTKRAIVTLAEGDRIDIFGGQAS